The Vibrio marisflavi CECT 7928 region AACAGCCTGTATTGCGTGTCATGGACCAAGAGGTCATGGTGCTGAGCTGTCAGGTTTCCCAAGACTTGCGGGTCAGCAGGCCGAATATATTAAGCTTCAGCTTCAAGAATACCGAGCAGGTACACGAGCCAACGATATGAACGCAATGATGCGTGATATCGCGAAAAAGCTGACCGATGAAGACATTGAAGTACTGTCGCAATATGTTGGTGGACTACACTAAACATAGATATATCAGTAGTTTTTGACAAGGTGCCCTGATGATAATCAGGGCATTTTTTGTTGCGTCATTTATAGGTGACTACAATCTGAAGTTTTAGTCCTTTCTTATATGAGCCTATATCGCTACTGATTTGCTGAAAAATAAACCAAGAACACTCCACACTAGTACCGATTTCTGATATGTTTCGCATCCCTAAATGAGGAACAGAGCATGTATTACTGCCCACTATGTCAATCTGAAGACACACGCCATTATCACACAGATAAGCGACGCGACTATTTTCAGTGCTCAGATTGCCAATTGGTTTTTGTCGATCCTGCGCAGCGTCTAGATGAACAACGCGAAAAAGCACAATACGACCTACATGAAAATAACTCAGGGGATGAAGGGTACCGGAAATTTTTATCTCGGTTAGCCGCGCCCTTACTGAAAAAGCTTCCACCCAAATCGTTGGGGTTGGACTTTGGCTGTGGACCTGGGCCAACGTTGTCTTTAATGTTGTCTGAAGCAGGGCATAGTGTTGAACTCTATGACATTTATTTCTATCCAGATACCGGTGTATTGCAAAAGCAATATGATTTTATTACCTCAACAGAGGTCATAGAACACTTGTATCAGCCAGGCTTGGTGTGGCGTCAATGGCTGAACAGCTTGCAACCTGGTGGTTGGCTAGGTTTAATGACAAAATTAGTAATAGATGTCGAAGCTTTTTCCAATTGGCATTACAAGAATGATCCAACCCATGTGATTTTCTTTAGCCGCCAAACATTTGAATTTTTAGCTAAGCGAGACAACCTCGAGCTAGAATTTATAGGTAATGATGTAATTTTACTGAGGAAAGCCAGTAATGAGTCGTAATAAGAAATCAAGAAAGCCGGGTTCAACTGGTGATGTAGACTTGATTGTAACGCGCAACCGCACCGAATCTGATGTGGAAGGCCGCTTACGTAAGAAGTTAAAAAAACGCAAAGGTCTAAAGACCGGAAATAGAAACTCTGAAGCGAGCGAAGCGCAATTCGCTTCTGGAAAGCAAAAGCGCGATCCACGTTTAGGCAGTAAAAAGAAGATACCGCTTGTTGT contains the following coding sequences:
- a CDS encoding class I SAM-dependent methyltransferase, translated to MYYCPLCQSEDTRHYHTDKRRDYFQCSDCQLVFVDPAQRLDEQREKAQYDLHENNSGDEGYRKFLSRLAAPLLKKLPPKSLGLDFGCGPGPTLSLMLSEAGHSVELYDIYFYPDTGVLQKQYDFITSTEVIEHLYQPGLVWRQWLNSLQPGGWLGLMTKLVIDVEAFSNWHYKNDPTHVIFFSRQTFEFLAKRDNLELEFIGNDVILLRKASNES